ATGTTTACTTTTCTATATACTAGGATTAGATTAATTTTATCATTCTTTTTTTATAATTCAATAAATCTTAAGAAAAATTACAAATGAGTATTGCGATCTCAACTCTATCACCACTTGCATTTGAATCATACATTCAAAAAAATATTATTATTCATAATTACTATCAAACAAATGCAGGTATTTTAAAAGTCTTTTCTATTAATGAAGAAATTTATAAAGCAGAATTTTGTGATGTGCCAGATCATTTATCAATAAAAAACATCACATTACTTGAAAGTTTTAATCTTTTATTAGTTGGTACCAATTTTCAAATCAAAGTATGGAAAGCTCTTTTACAAACTTCTGAAAACAAAACTATCAGCTATCAAGAACTTGCAACTATAATTGACCATCCTAACTCATGGCGTGCAGTTGCCAATGTAATGGCACACAATAAAATTGCTTTTTTTATTCCATGTCACAAAGTTATTCGTAAAAATGGTAGCCTCGGTGGCTATAAATGGGGTTTAGAAAGAAAAAAACTTTTATTAGCCGTTAAATAAAAAACCAACACTTGCTTTTTTCATTTCATAAATTGATTAATAACCGGGCATTGCGCAAGCTTTTCTTTACCATCGCAAAATTCAATAATTTCACCATTCTCAATATAATAAATCCGATCCAATAATTTATTTGCAAAATGCATATCCTGTGTTGAAAGACCAATAGTCAACCCCTGCTTTGATAATCTTTTTAAAATAGTAATTAGTAAATCAGTGTTAAACGGATCAAGAGATGCCGTTGGTTCATCAAGCAAAAGCACTTGTGGATTTAAACATAAACCACGAGCAATAGCCACCCGTTGTTGTTGCCCTCCAGAAAGCTCAAAAGGATATTTATCAATAAATTCATGCATATCAAATTCTTTTAATTGTTCTAATGCTCGTTTATGAGCATCTGTAAAAGAAATACCATATACAAGCAATGGATCAACACAATTTTGCAAAACCGTTAAATGGGGAAAAAGATTAAAATCTTGAAAAATATATCCAATTTTTTCTGCCCGCTGGCTTGGTGTTAAAATATTTAATTCTTTGTTATTAATAAAAATCTCACCTTCTATTTTTGGTATTAAGCCAATTAATGATTTTAAGAGAGTTGTTTTACCGGCACCACTTTTGCCAATAAACGTTGTTATGCGGCCTGGCAATAATAAACAGGAAATTTTTTTCAATAATATTTGGCTTTTTATACGTACAAAAAGTTTATTAACGATAATCATGATTAACCTTTATTTCGATATATATCAAAATAAGTTGTAAAATCGCTGAAAATAATAAATATATACAGGCAATTGCTAAGTAAACTGGCAATGGATTTAACTCTCTTGAGATTATATTCATGCCAGTTCGTGTTAATTCAGTAACTCCAATTGTTGCAAGTAAAGAGGTACTTTTGAGTAGTTGCTCAAGCTCTCCAAATAATGGTGGTAATACATTGCGCATTACTTGAGGCATTATAATACGGTATAATGTTGCATGCATCGAATATCCTAACACAAAACAAGCATCCCATTGGCCTCGCGAAATAGTATTTATTCCTGCACGTGTAATTTCAACAATATAACCGCTTGAACAAAATGCCAATGCAATTGTTGCAGCAATAAAACCAGAAATATTAATGCCAATCAATGATGGTAATATAAAATAGGCAATCAAAATTTGAACATATGCTGGAATACCTTTTGCAATAAAGACATATCCTTTTATTACCATAGAAATTCCTAATAAACCAATCTGACGACAACTGATTATTCCTAATAAGGTTCCTAATGAAAAACTTATGCAACCTGCCATAACCCATGATGCAAAAGTAATGGCAGTTCCTTTAATTAATAAGGGAATATATCCAATGAAATTCATATGACATCCCATTTTTCTTCATATTGTTTAATAATACCGTCACGCTTGAGCTCATTAATCGCTTTTTTTATTTGTTTGATTAAAAAATTATTTTCTTTTTTGATTGCAATACCTATTCCTTGCTCCTGCTCTTCTTTATTAAGATTGACATTCAGCATTTGTATTTGTGAGTATCTATTTTTAAATTTTTTTGCTATTGCTGGTTCAACCAAAGCAGCATCTGCCTTGTGATACTGAATGCTTAGCAAAGCATCATCTATTTGTTCTATTGGTTTTTTAATAATGAAAGCATATTTACTTAAAACTGCATCCTGGCTTGAATTTGGCTCAACGCAAATTGTCATTCCGCGCATATCATTAATACATGTAATGCCTGCAGGAATATTTTCCCAGAATAAAAGAGGATATGAAGTTATTAGTTTTTCTTGATAGTTAATAAGAACAACTTTTTTGAGGCGATCTGGTGTAATTGATAATCCCCACATAATCGCATCAATACTGCCTTGATTTAAAGCCATAAAAAGTCCAGTCATTGAACCCAAATCTTTGAGTATTAATTTTTTACCCAATTTTTGTGTAAGTAATTTTGCAACATCAATATCAAAACCTTCATATTCTCCTTGCTCATTAATACTAACAAAAGGCGCATATCCTGCTGTAGTACCAACGATAAAAACATTATCTTGTATTTGAGCGTCATTACGATACAAGAAATAAGCTCCAATAAAACTAAATAATAGGAGCATGCTTAAAGCTATTTTAAAATTCATGTAAAACCCTTTTTAGCATTTTCTAAAAAAATGCATAATATTAAAAATCAAATAATTAGTTACTTAATAAATAATCATTCAATTAAATATAATGGTGCTGAGAAAAACCATTATATCTACCTATTTAAAGGGATATAATCCGTAAAAAATAAAAATAAAAAATATATTAATGAGAATGATGATGAAGATGAGAAAGGAAATGAGAAAAAATAAGAGTAGATACTTTAGATTGTATCAGATTAAATTTTTGACTAAGGATACTGAAAAAATTCATTTGGATAGGTATCATATTTAACTCCTTTAGATACAACTACCATAAATAGTAATATTATATATTAGTATACCCATTAATAATCCTAATTGTCAACTCATGCTTTCTTAATAAGAAATATTTTTCAGGGCAATATTCACTTATAGTTCCAAACAACTTACCAACCACCTACTTGTTCATATAATGCTTTGGTAAAACCTACAAATAATGGTTTCCAATATTTTTTTTGTTTTCTTTGTTGCACCCATGCAGGGTTATACCAATTTTCATTATAGAGTTTAGATCTATTTTCTAAATAATCTTTCGCTTGAGGCGTAAACTTTATTTGAAATGTATTAACTTTATGAAAAATGATCGCTTTTTCTTGATATTCATTTTCAAGATCTCGACCAATATAATCTAACTTGGTATCTGGCAATCCAATTTTATTATCAGCCACTTTAATAAAGTTCCCAGCATCAGGGTCAATCCATTGTAATTTTTTTGCTAATCGCATGAACTCTTTAAGTTCTTTTAAAGTTATATTTTTTTTACTATCAGCTAAAAACTCTGAAACAATATAATGTTTCCCATTTGGTGCTTGATAACTATATTGCTTTGGCACTACTAACCTTTTACAGTTTAATTCATTAATAGCAGCAGAAAATCGTTGTCCGCCTTTAATTCTTGGATAATCTTCATTTGATGCTTTTATGATCCAATCAGAAAGCCAATTGAAATGATTCACTGATTGTTTTACTTTGTTGAGCTCATAGATATGCTCATCAAGAATATTTTTTATTTCTTGTGGTAATGATGCATTACAATCATATTGTTTGAGCGAATTTTGCCATGGCCAACTATACATATTTAAAAAACTTAACAAACATAAAGAAAAATAATACTTCACAAAAGTCCTTTATACCGTTCTAGTTAAACCAAAATAGCTTTTTTATTGATTTGATCTTGATAAATTATCTCGCCTATCGGCCAAAGTAAAGTAATTAATAAAAAGTATGCTGCTATTTGTGTCTTATCTTTAAGTACATAAATAGCAAATGCTTCTGCAAATTTATACAAAAAATATAAGTTCACGAATGGAATAATCAATAACCATGCGGTAGGAATTTGGGCACCTAGCTTATTTAACTCAATTTTAGTAGCTACTAACCAATATATTGGATAGATACCAAGTGTTATGAGTATTAGTATAATCATTTGCCATAAGTTTCTGGATGTCATTATAAATCTCCTAAAAATATTAACTTATTTATTCTTAATACTAATTTCTATTCAATATTATCAATAAAAATTAATAATTCAGCGTTTTTATATATTTAAGAAGTAAAAAAAATGTATTTAACTTGTTTTAAAATTAAGCTTTTTGTTATAATTTTTTATTATGAGTTTATTTGTCAAAAATGGTATTATTATTCCTGATAATGAAATCGAAATAACTACTAGCCGAGCCGGTGGGCCTGGCGGGCAGCATGTTAATAAAACAAGCTCAAAAGTAACCTTACGTTGGAATGTTAAAGCAACTACCGCATTAACTGATGAACAAAAAAATCGCGTACTTAATAACTTGCAATCACAATTAACTACCGAAGGTGACCTAATTATTCATAGCCGTACATCGCGCAGCCAACAACAAAATAAAAAAGATGCTCTCACTCGGCTTGCGCAAGAAATACGCAAAGCGTTATATATTCCTAAAAAGCGCAAAAAAACTCGTATACCAAAATCAGTACAAGAAGCACGACTAAAAGAAAAAACAAAAAAAAGTGAATTGAAGAAATTAAGAAGTAAAAAAGTTTTTGATTAAATATTTTTTGATCATATCTTTATGAATGTGTGATCTTATATCGATAATTTTCAAAATTATAATTCTTTGAATCCATTTGCATTAAATGCCACCTTTAGTAATGGCATTTAATGAATTATTTTTAAACTAAAAAAAATTTTTAAATATTTATTTCATTTCAGAAAGTTGCTTACGACATTCGCCTAATACTTCTTGTCGCTTTTTTTTGCATTCTTCAGAAGAAAAAACCAATGAGTCTGAAGATCCAAGAAATTGACCAGTTGTTTGTTTTTTCTGAACCCAATCTACTTGTTGAGAAAATATTTTTCTTATTTCTTCTTTTTTCAATTTTTGATTCATTTCATTCAATTTTGGATTCTCACAACCTCTAATCATTATCTTATCCATTGCAGCAGTAACAGATAAAGCATCACATGCGGCATCCTGTGTTACTCGAATTTTGAATCTTACAAGCCATTTAAATGCTGTTTTCAATTTATTTGCTTCCAATGCATCTTCCATCATGAATACCATTGGCTCAGGGTTTCCACTTTTAGCTGCATTAACTATAGGCTTATTTGATTCTGACTTTAAAAATACTGGATCATTTTCCATTGATTGCAAAGAAGAAAAAATACAAAATAATCCTAATAGATTTAGAAAACTATTTTTATTCATGCTTGTCCCTTGTTGGTAATAAATTAATTTTTAACTATTGTATCTTTTTATTAAACTTTACACAAATTATTCTGGAAAATAGAAAAGCTCTTCGTTTTGATTAAATTTTTTTGCTACAAGCAATGAGTACTTTTTAAATTTCTTTGCCATTACAATGGCTTTTAAGAATTTTAGTTTTGAAGATCAAATGCTTTAATAATTTCATCAGCATGATTATTGACATCAATATTACGTAAAATAGTAATAACTTTCCCTTTATCAATAAGCACCGTAATGCGCTTGGTATAAAGAGTAGAATATACGCCATATACCTTAATTACTGCGCATGTCGGATCACTGAGTAATGTAAATGGCAAATGATGTTTTTCTTTAAATGCAGCGTGGCTTTTAACTGATTCATGGTTAATGCCAAACAACTGAATATTATTTTTTTGTAATAATCTATAACCTTGCGAAAGACTACATACTTGCTTAGTACAATAATAAGAGTTATCCAGTGGATAAAAAAATAAAACAACTTTTTGATTATTAAAATCTGACAGCGTATAAGTTTTACCATCATCTCCCGTTAAAGTAAATGCTGGCGCAGGATCTCCCGGTCTAAGTTTTGATTTTTTTGACCGAGCAGAAAGATGAACAGTTGCTACACACAAAAAAGCTATTGTAAGCAACATAAGAGAATTTTTTAAGTAAATCATAGAAAATCCTTTATTTTCATCATAAATCAAATACCATTATGTCCATTTAGCAGATTACTTAAAATCAGCTAAAATCATATATCTTATACTTTGATTATCCGCATGTGCGTAATTGAAAGAAAGATACCATTTTTATAGTAGTAATACATACTAAAGGACATAAAGAGATATTGGAATTAAGTGAGAAGGCAGGTTGCCAGTCAATATAAAGACCAACTTCATTTAATTACAGTTTAGCAACTTTTTTATAAAAGTCAAGCCTGCAATGTAGGTCTAAAAAGCGTAGAAAGCTCAACACAACTTGTTTTTCACAATTATTTAATTTTTAATCAAACATCTTCTAGTCAATTGAACTAATTTTTGTCCATTTTTGATTTCATTTGCTTGCTCATTATTGCAAACGCCAACAAACGATATTTCGCGGATTTTAATTTTGCAACCAAGTTTGCAATAGCTCTCTTTTAAATTGTTCAGCTTGTCCACAGCTCCATGTATACAAAACAGGAAACCCCCAAACAATTTAAATTTTTGATCTAGACATATATTCAAAAAAAAGAGACTTCCTAAGAAAACCCTTGCAATCGCAAGTAACAATATATTTCACTTATTGCATAAAATTATAGGTAAATAGTATGCAATTAAATTGTTATATGCTTATGTTGACTGCCCTCTTTTTTAAATTCCTTTATGGAGTACAATCAAATAATCTATTAGAACAGCCAGCATTACGCAATATCAGACAGGTAACTTTTCCTTCTATGGGCTTTGAAAAAGCAGGAGAATCTTATTTTTCTCCAGATGGAAAAATATTACTATTTCAGGCTGTTCCCAAAGGTAAAACTGGATATCAAATTTATAGTATTGATATTAATAAGAAAAAACCTCGTTTAATAAGCACTGGCAAAGGAGCATGCACTTGTGCTTTTTTTAGACCGGATGGTAAAAAAATAATATTTGCATCTAATCATGAAGCACCTGATGATTTTGAGAATGAACAAAAAATTTCTGGGTATCAAAGAGAGGGAAAAAAGTATCTTTGGGAATTTACCCCTTATATGAATATTTATGAGGCGAACCCGGATAGTTCAGATTTAAAAGCGCTCACCTATGGCCCTGCATATAAAGCAGAATGTGCTTATTCGAGAGATGGTTCACATATAGTATTTGCAAGCAATATTTCAGGAAATATGAATCTTTATATCATGCGATCAGATGGTTCTAATATACACCAAGTTACTTTTACTGATACCGGCTATAATGGTGGTCCATTCTTTTCACCTGATAATAGTAAAATTTTATTTCGGGCTGATTATGAAAAAAAACATTACTTACAAATCTATTCTATAGATTACAAAAACGGTAACATCGAGCAATTAACTAATAATGGTGCAATTAATTGGGCGCCTTTTTGGCATCCTAATGGAAAAGTTATTGTTTTTACTACTTCTTTGCATGGTCATCACCAATACGAACTTTATTTACTAAATATTGAAACCAATAGTACACATCGTTTAACTTATAATGCAAGTTTTGATGGATTGGCAAGCTTTAATAAAGAAGGCACACAAATAACATGGACTTCAAAAAGAGGATCCGATCAGACGTGCCAGATTTTTATAGCTGACTTTGAAATGCCAGAAAAATTATGTATTTCATAAATAAATACGAAAAATATATGAAAAAATTATTTTTAATTGTTCTTTTTATCACCCAAATATACGCAGGTCCTAATCAAACTGATACCGTAACATCCGTATTAGTGAATACAGTACTCCCTTTTAAAATAACTATTGAATTGACTGATTTTCAGATACCGGATGGTATACAATCAATGGCAGTG
The genomic region above belongs to Candidatus Babeliales bacterium and contains:
- a CDS encoding MGMT family protein; amino-acid sequence: MSIAISTLSPLAFESYIQKNIIIHNYYQTNAGILKVFSINEEIYKAEFCDVPDHLSIKNITLLESFNLLLVGTNFQIKVWKALLQTSENKTISYQELATIIDHPNSWRAVANVMAHNKIAFFIPCHKVIRKNGSLGGYKWGLERKKLLLAVK
- a CDS encoding ATP-binding cassette domain-containing protein → MIIVNKLFVRIKSQILLKKISCLLLPGRITTFIGKSGAGKTTLLKSLIGLIPKIEGEIFINNKELNILTPSQRAEKIGYIFQDFNLFPHLTVLQNCVDPLLVYGISFTDAHKRALEQLKEFDMHEFIDKYPFELSGGQQQRVAIARGLCLNPQVLLLDEPTASLDPFNTDLLITILKRLSKQGLTIGLSTQDMHFANKLLDRIYYIENGEIIEFCDGKEKLAQCPVINQFMK
- a CDS encoding amino acid ABC transporter permease, producing MNFIGYIPLLIKGTAITFASWVMAGCISFSLGTLLGIISCRQIGLLGISMVIKGYVFIAKGIPAYVQILIAYFILPSLIGINISGFIAATIALAFCSSGYIVEITRAGINTISRGQWDACFVLGYSMHATLYRIIMPQVMRNVLPPLFGELEQLLKSTSLLATIGVTELTRTGMNIISRELNPLPVYLAIACIYLLFSAILQLILIYIEIKVNHDYR
- a CDS encoding transporter substrate-binding domain-containing protein, with product MNFKIALSMLLLFSFIGAYFLYRNDAQIQDNVFIVGTTAGYAPFVSINEQGEYEGFDIDVAKLLTQKLGKKLILKDLGSMTGLFMALNQGSIDAIMWGLSITPDRLKKVVLINYQEKLITSYPLLFWENIPAGITCINDMRGMTICVEPNSSQDAVLSKYAFIIKKPIEQIDDALLSIQYHKADAALVEPAIAKKFKNRYSQIQMLNVNLNKEEQEQGIGIAIKKENNFLIKQIKKAINELKRDGIIKQYEEKWDVI
- a CDS encoding DUF4234 domain-containing protein, with amino-acid sequence MTSRNLWQMIILILITLGIYPIYWLVATKIELNKLGAQIPTAWLLIIPFVNLYFLYKFAEAFAIYVLKDKTQIAAYFLLITLLWPIGEIIYQDQINKKAILV
- the arfB gene encoding alternative ribosome rescue aminoacyl-tRNA hydrolase ArfB, whose amino-acid sequence is MMSLFVKNGIIIPDNEIEITTSRAGGPGGQHVNKTSSKVTLRWNVKATTALTDEQKNRVLNNLQSQLTTEGDLIIHSRTSRSQQQNKKDALTRLAQEIRKALYIPKKRKKTRIPKSVQEARLKEKTKKSELKKLRSKKVFD
- a CDS encoding peroxiredoxin, yielding MIYLKNSLMLLTIAFLCVATVHLSARSKKSKLRPGDPAPAFTLTGDDGKTYTLSDFNNQKVVLFFYPLDNSYYCTKQVCSLSQGYRLLQKNNIQLFGINHESVKSHAAFKEKHHLPFTLLSDPTCAVIKVYGVYSTLYTKRITVLIDKGKVITILRNIDVNNHADEIIKAFDLQN
- a CDS encoding DPP IV N-terminal domain-containing protein, yielding MQLNCYMLMLTALFFKFLYGVQSNNLLEQPALRNIRQVTFPSMGFEKAGESYFSPDGKILLFQAVPKGKTGYQIYSIDINKKKPRLISTGKGACTCAFFRPDGKKIIFASNHEAPDDFENEQKISGYQREGKKYLWEFTPYMNIYEANPDSSDLKALTYGPAYKAECAYSRDGSHIVFASNISGNMNLYIMRSDGSNIHQVTFTDTGYNGGPFFSPDNSKILFRADYEKKHYLQIYSIDYKNGNIEQLTNNGAINWAPFWHPNGKVIVFTTSLHGHHQYELYLLNIETNSTHRLTYNASFDGLASFNKEGTQITWTSKRGSDQTCQIFIADFEMPEKLCIS